Proteins encoded together in one Telopea speciosissima isolate NSW1024214 ecotype Mountain lineage chromosome 4, Tspe_v1, whole genome shotgun sequence window:
- the LOC122660527 gene encoding cyclin-T1-4-like, with amino-acid sequence MAGQLLGNPSQHGSMENGAYMVFNYTSEGPHCAPRWYFSRQEIEECSPSRKDGIDYKKESQLRKLYCSFIQELGMKLKIPQLTIATAMILCHRFYMHQSHAKNEWQTIASVCMFLASKVEETPRLLRDTVVVSYEIIYRRDPLAAQRIKNKEVYERQKELILIGERLLLATIAFDLNIQHPYKPLVAALKRLNISRNDLVKVAWNFVNDWLWTTLCLQYKPHYIAAGSLFLAAKFHKVKLSADRGKAWWLEFDVSPQRLEEVIQQMLGLFEQQNKKTSIPSAREKAINATFVEKAVSCSSQSCVLSGSNAASISSQGSEGDVGGGALSTSKKDTSSSVDGKGELPQCRTSDSGSRNSVVEDDDASAEGEVQARVLDTDHLSSCKMVSVNVGLSDFDKVRIRETLKRRRCDGASRNVVVAMDDDDDAWMERELENGLKLESASGERRQRMV; translated from the exons ATGGCAGGGCAACTGCTAGGGAATCCTTCTCAGCATGGGAGTATGGAAAATGGAGCCTACATGGTGTTCAATTATACATCAGAAGGGCCTCACTGTGCACCCAGGTGGTATTTTAGTAGACAAGAAATAGAAGAGTGTTCGCCATCTAGAAAGGATGGGATTGATTATAAGAAAGAGAGCCAACTTCGCAAGTTATACTGTTCATTTATTCAGGAGTTGGGCATGAAGCTTAAAAT ACCCCAATTAACAATTGCGACAGCGATGATTTTATGCCACCGGTTCTATATGCACCAATCTCATGCAAAAAATGAATGGCAG acaATTGCTTCAGTATGCATGTTTCTTGCAAGCAAGGTTGAAGAAACTCCACGGTTGCTGAGGGACACTGTTGTTGTGTCTTATGAGATAATCTACAGGAGAGATCCTCTTGCTGcacaaagaataaaaaataag GAAGTTTATGAGAGACAGAAAGAACTAATTTTAATTGGGGAGAGACTTCTACTTGCAACTATAGCATTTGATCTCAATATTCAACATCCATACAAGCCACTTGTTGCAGCTTTAAAGAGATTAAACATTTCCCGTAATGACCTTGTAAAAGTGGCATGGAATTTTGTGAATGATTG GCTCTGGACAACATTGTGCTTGCAGTACAAACCGCATTACATCGCAGCTGGCTCTTTGTTCCTTGCTGCAAAATTTCATAAAGTGAAGCTGTCTGCAGATAGAGGAAAAGCTTGGTGGTTGGAGTTTGATGTTTCACCTCAACGATTGGAAG AGGTTATCCAGCAGATGCTTGGGTTGTTTGAGCAGCAGAACAAAAAAACTTCAATTCCTTCTGCGCGTGAGAAGGCAATCAATGCTACATTTGTTGAGAAGGCAGTTTCCTGCAGTTCACAATCTTGTGTTCTAAGTGGGTCCAATGCAGCTTCTATTTCAAGTCAAGGTTCCGAAGGAGATGTAGGTGGAGGTGCCCTGTCAACAAGTAAGAAAGACACTTCTAGCTCTGTTGATGGAAAAGGAGAACTGCCACAATGTCGGACAAGTGACAGTGGAAGCAGGAACAGTGTTGTTGAAGATGACGATGCATCTGCAGAGGGTGAGGTTCAGGCGAGGGTGTTAGATACCGATCATTTATCAAGTTGTAAGATGGTGTCTGTTAATGTTGGCCTCAGTGATTTCGACAAGGTTCGCATTAGAGAGACGTtaaagaggaggagatgtgatGGGGCTTCAAGGAATGTTGTTGTAGcaatggatgatgatgatgatgcctgGATGGAAAGGGAACTAGAAAATGGTTTAAAGCTGGAGTCTGCATCTGGAGAAAGGAGACAAAGGATGGTTTGA
- the LOC122658154 gene encoding alcohol acyltransferase 9-like: MFGSSEIPDCDYQNQPSLVRPWSPTPRHSLYLSNLDDQKFLRFSIKYVYLYRKSVNVENLKCSLSRVLVDYYPLAGRLRISAEDEGKFEVDCNGEGALFAEAFMDFTAEEFLEASRRPNRSWRKLLYRVEARNLLDIPPLLIQVTNLNGGGMILCTAINHSLCDGIGTSQFLQAWAHLTTKSSDPLPISPFHDRHMLRPRNPPDITFTHPEYNTTTTTTTTGTGIQSQWLEEVLQSQSQSLVPISLTFSPSQILHLKRLCVPSLKCTSFEVLASHTWRSWIQSLSPPPSLKIKLLFSVNVRKRLKPELPRGYYGNGFVLGCAETTVKELVGTNYPNIHHGVKLVQEAKAVLTEEYIRSMIDYLEERRVKPDLSMSFVISQWAKLGLEDLDFGEGKPIHMGPLASEIYCIFLPLVGDLDGVRVLVSVPESVAEKFEYYMKDFTHREEEEEEIRENGRDEIQTFLHCN, translated from the exons ATGTTTGGGTCTTCTGAAATCCCAGATTGTGATTATCAAAACCAACCCAGTTTAGTTCGCCCATGGAGCCCAACCCCAAGACATAGTCTTTATCTCTCCAACCTTGATGACCAGAAGTTTCTGAGGTTCTCCATTAAATATGTATACCTTTACAGGAAATCAGTAAACGTAGAAAACCTGAAGTGTTCTCTGTCACGGGTTCTTGTCGATTACTATCCTTTAGCAGGGAGGTTAAGGATTAGtgcagaagatgaaggaaaattCGAGGTTGATTGTAATGGAGAAGGTGCTCTGTTCGCCGAAGCTTTCATGGATTTTACGGCTGAAGAATTCCTAGAAGCTTCAAGGCGACCGAACCGGTCTTGGAGGAAACTCTTGTATAGGGTGGAAGCCCGAAACTTATTGGATATCCCTCCTCTCCTGATTCAG GTGACAAATCTTAATGGCGGAGGAATGATTCTATGCACTGCAATCAATCACAGCCTTTGTGATGGGATCGGCACATCTCAATTCTTGCAAGCATGGGCCCACCTCACGACCAAGTCCAGTGATCCTCTCCCTATCTCACCATTCCACGATCGCCACATGTTGAGACCAAGAAACCCTCCAGACATAACATTCACACACCCGGAAtacaacaccaccaccaccaccaccaccaccggcaCCGGAATTCAGTCTCAATGGCTGGAAGAGGTGCTTCAATCCCAGTCACAGTCACTCGTCCCCATAAGCTTAACTTTCAGCCCCTCTCAGATCCTTCACCTCAAGAGGCTCTGTGTGCCATCGCTCAAATGCACTTCATTCGAGGTCTTGGCATCGCACACATGGCGATCGTGGATTCAATCCCTAAGCCCACCACCATCTCTGAAGATAAAGCTCTTGTTCTCTGTGAATGTAAGGAAAAGATTGAAGCCAGAGCTACCAAGGGGTTATTACGGCAATGGGTTCGTGCTAGGGTGTGCTGAGACGACGGTGAAGGAATTGGTGGGAACTAATTACCCTAACATCCACCATGGAGTGAAACTAGTGCAAGAAGCCAAGGCGGTGCTCACAGAAGAATACATAAGGTCCATGATCGATTATCTAGAGGAGAGACGTGTGAAACCAGACTTATCCATGAGTTTCGTGATATCTCAATGGGCGAAATTAGGGTTAGAGGATTTGGATTTTGGGGAAGGAAAGCCTATCCACATGGGTCCCTTAGCTAGTGAGATCTACTGCATTTTCTTGCCGCTCGTCGGTGACTTGGATGGGGTTCGTGTATTGGTGTCGGTACCGGAGAGTGTTGCAGAGAAATTTGAGTACTACATGAAGGATTTCACCcacagagaagaggaagaagaagaaattagggagaatggaagagatgaaATCCAAACTTTCTTGCATTGTAATTGA